The Bacteroidota bacterium genome includes the window AACGCCGATCACGGGAAGCGTCGTCAGGGATGCGCAGAATCCCGGCAGGTGCGCGGCCATCCCGGCAGCGGCAATGATCACCTTCACTCCGTCTTCCTCCGCTTTTCTCACACGCGCCGCCGTCTCCTCCGGCTGCCGGTGCGCTGATGAGATCTTGGTCTCAAACGTGATTCCGAACTTCGTAAGGTAATCGGAGGAGATGCGCATGACCTCCTGGTCGCTCTTGCTTCCAATCAGAATAAGGACGTCAGGCATATCGTTTCCGTTCAGACCTTCGCTGTGTAAGGAAAATTTCCCGCTTCGCAGAAGCGCCACAACGCCTGGCACGCAAAACTATTCTCATACAATGCGCGGCCGACGATCACCGAATCGACTCCATACGGCTCGAGCTCCTGAAGGCGGAGCAGGTCCTGCAAATTTGAAATGCCGCCCGACGCGGTGACGCGCATCCCGGTTTTTTCGGCAAGGTCTCTGAGCGCGGTGAGATGGGGTTCGCGCTTTTCGCCCTCGACAAGGATATCCCGGTAG containing:
- the purE gene encoding 5-(carboxyamino)imidazole ribonucleotide mutase, giving the protein MPDVLILIGSKSDQEVMRISSDYLTKFGITFETKISSAHRQPEETAARVRKAEEDGVKVIIAAAGMAAHLPGFCASLTTLPVIGVPLAGSELHGVDALYSIVQMPSGIPVATVAIGAAGAKNAAVLAAEILALSNKALKKRLLDFRKNNSAF